A genomic segment from Hypanus sabinus isolate sHypSab1 chromosome 8, sHypSab1.hap1, whole genome shotgun sequence encodes:
- the si:ch211-153b23.5 gene encoding glutamine amidotransferase-like class 1 domain-containing protein 3, mitochondrial, with translation MAKKRVAVILSGCGVYDGSEVHESSAVMVHLSRAGAEVQLYAPNVKQMHVVNHLSGQPTEESRNVLVESGRIARGNVKDLAELKINDWDALIIPGGFGVAKNLSNWAVKGKDCSVEGTVETAIKKFHATKKPIGLCCISPVLAAKLITGCELTVGFDTECEKWPYAKTAEALKELGCQHVNKHVNETHIDKKNKLVTTSAFMCNAPIHEVYDGIGEMVKEVLKLV, from the exons ATGGCAAAGAAGCGCGTAGCTGTCATTCTCTCCGGCTGCGGGGTGTATGACGGCTCCGAGGTGCACGAATCCTCGGCGGTAATGGTGCATCTCAGCCGTGCTGGAGCCGAG GTACAACTCTACGCCCCTAACGTGAAGCAGATGCACGTCGTGAATCATTTGAGCGGCCAGCCCACTGAGGAATCGCGTAATGTCCTAGTCGAGAGCGGCCGAATCGCCAGGGGCAACGTCAAAGATCTGGCCGAGCTCAAGATCAATGACTGGGACGCACTGATCATCCCAG GTGGCTTTGGGGTTGCTAAGAATCTGAGCAACTGGGCAGTCAAAGGAAAGGACTGCAGTGTTGAGGGAACAGTAGAAACAGCGATAAAGAAATTCCATGCTACAAAGAAACCCATTGgtctctgctgtatctctcccgTGCTGGCTGCTAAACTCATTACTGGATGTGAACTAACTGTGGGCTTTGACACAGAATGTGAAAA GTGGCCTTATGCCAAAACAGCTGAGGCATTGAAAGAGCTTGGCTGCCAACACGTCAACAAGCATGTCAATGAAACACACATCGATAAGAAAAATAAATTGGTGACAACTAGTGCTTTCATGTGCAACGCCCCCATCCATGAGGTTTATGATGGAATTGGAGAAATGGTGAAAGAAGTCTTGAAGCTTGTATAA